In Aspergillus luchuensis IFO 4308 DNA, chromosome 1, nearly complete sequence, the following are encoded in one genomic region:
- the DOM34 gene encoding putative translation factor pelota (BUSCO:EOG09262NB1;~COG:J;~EggNog:ENOG410PFZ1;~InterPro:IPR029064,IPR005142,IPR004405,IPR005140, IPR005141,IPR042226,IPR038069;~PFAM:PF03464,PF03463,PF03465;~go_process: GO:0070481 - nuclear-transcribed mRNA catabolic process, non-stop decay [Evidence IEA];~go_process: GO:0070966 - nuclear-transcribed mRNA catabolic process, no-go decay [Evidence IEA];~go_process: GO:0071025 - RNA surveillance [Evidence IEA]), which produces MRLIKNKIEHNGSGTVTLCPEEPEDMWHAYNLIRPNDLLRASAIRRVTTTQETGSTTSARVHLTLEIRVKNLDFDPQSSQLHVSGTIVNETAHTKIGQHHTLDLELNRNFTLEKEVGADGEGVGWDSIAVQMLKDAVDEGGQRRAEAVAVVMQEGLAHICFIGQFQTILKQKIEMSVPRKRHGGGDHDKGMSKFFQVTLDTLLRQLEFNTSSASLTSSETVRPVLLASPGFVASGFQKYIQSQASTSTPALKRLLPSIVVVHSASGYLHSLAEVLQSPAVKTILADTKYARETKLMDDFLDQLRKETNKATYGPREVEFAVDQGAVGRGGGVLIISNRLFRSQDVAERKRWVSLVDRVRDVEGGEVRVLSSDHESGRRLDGLGGVAALLTFPIIDEDIEEEGEDDH; this is translated from the exons ATGCgtctcatcaagaacaaaATCGAGCACAATGGCTCTGGAACGGTGACCTTGTGTCCTGAGGAGCCTGAGGATATG TGGCACGCATACAACCTGATCCGGCCGAACGATCTTCTCCGCGCCAGCGCTATCCGTCGTGTCACCACAACTCAGGAAACCGGTTCTACTACCTCAGCTCGAGTCCACTTGACGCTAGAGATCCGCGTTAAGAACCTTGATTTCGATCCGCAGAGTTCGCAGCTACATGTTAGCGGGACAATTGTGAACGAGACGGCCCATACGAAGATCGGGCAACACCATACGCTCGATCTTGAGCTGAATCGGAACTTCACGCTAGAAAAGGAAGTTGGAGCGGACGGTGAGGGCGTCGGATGGGACAGTATCGCGGTGCAGATGTTGAAGGATGcggtggatgaagggggaCAACGGAGGGCGGAggccgtggccgtggtgATGCAGGAAGGGTTGGCGCATATTTGCTTTATTGGGCAGTTTCAGACTATCCTAAAGCAGAAGATTGAGATGTCGGTGCCCAGGAAACGGCATGGTGGGGGTGATCATGATAAG GGTATGTCGAAATTCTTCCAGGTTACACTCGATACGCTGCTGCGCCAGCTGGAATTCAACACCAGCTCGGCTTCACTTACCAGCAGCGAGACCGTTCGACCGGTTCTCCTTGCATCGCCAGGCTTCGTGGCCTCCGGATTCCAGAAGTACATCCAGTCGCAGGCATCCACATCGACCCCGGCACTTAAACGCCTCCTACCCAGTATTGTGGTTGTACACTCGGCTTCCGGTTATCTGCACTCGCTAGCGGAAGTGCTGCAGTCGCCGGCTGTGAAGACCATTCTTGCCGATACCAAGTACGCGCGCGAGACAAAGCTCATGGACGACTTCCTCGACCAGCTCCGCAAAGAGACCAACAAAGCGACATATGGGCCCCGCGAGGTGGAATTCGCTGTCGACCAGGGTGCCGTTGGCCGCGGTGGCGGCGTGCTGATCATCTCCAATCGGCTGTTCAGGTCACAGGATGTGGCGGAGCGCAAACGCTGGGTATCGCTGGTAGATCGGGTACGGGATgtcgagggtggtgaggtgcGAGTGCTTAGCTCCGACCATGAGAGTGGAAGGCGACTTGATGGGCTAGGAGGGGTGGCAGCCCTGTTGACGTTCCCTATAATAGATGAGGAtatagaagaggagggggaggacgACCATTAG
- a CDS encoding intradiol ring-cleavage dioxygenase (COG:E;~EggNog:ENOG410PKGR;~InterPro:IPR015889,IPR007535,IPR039390,IPR000627;~PFAM:PF04444,PF00775;~go_function: GO:0003824 - catalytic activity [Evidence IEA];~go_function: GO:0005506 - iron ion binding [Evidence IEA];~go_function: GO:0008199 - ferric iron binding [Evidence IEA];~go_function: GO:0016702 - oxidoreductase activity, acting on single donors with incorporation of molecular oxygen, incorporation of two atoms of oxygen [Evidence IEA];~go_function: GO:0018576 - catechol 1,2-dioxygenase activity [Evidence IEA];~go_process: GO:0006725 - cellular aromatic compound metabolic process [Evidence IEA];~go_process: GO:0009712 - catechol-containing compound metabolic process [Evidence IEA];~go_process: GO:0055114 - oxidation-reduction process [Evidence IEA]), whose product MPRFDPNFTDNVINSMGPKTTPRFRQLMTGLIRHVHDYARENELTVDEWMAGVKLLNWAGQMSDDKRNEGQLVCDVIGLESLVDEITYTLASEAPDAPTATAILGPFFRADTPYRENGANIVLTPPPNGEGEMAFMHGQVVDFETKKPLVGATVEVWQASTNGLYEQQDPQQEEFNLRGKFKTDEQGRYSFYCLRPTPYPVPDDGPAGKLLELMDRHPFRPAHIHIIATYDGYKPLTTQIFDSKDKYLTNDSVFAVKDSLIVDFVPRNDDPQAGLELNYDVKLVRAPAN is encoded by the exons ATGCCGCGCTTCGACCCCAACTTTACAGACAACGTCATCAACAGCATGGGTCCGAAAACGACCCCGCGCTTCCGCCAACTAATGACCGGTTTAATCCGCCACGTCCACGACTACGCGCGCGAAAACGAACTCACCGTCGATGAATGGATGGCCGGCGTGAAGCTCCTCAACTGGGCTGGTCAAATGAGCGATGATAAGCGGAATGAGGGACAGCTTGTTTGTGATGTTATCGGACTGGAGTC tCTAGTAGACGAAATCACCTACACCCTAGCCTCCGAAGCCCCCGACGCCCCCACAGCCACCGCCATCCTCGGCCCATTCTTCCGCGCCGACACACCCTACCGCGAGAACGGAGCGAACATTGTGCTGACCCCGCCGCCCAATGGCGAGGGCGAAATGGCATTCATGCACGGCCAAGTCGTCGACTTTGAGACCAAGAAGCCGCTCGTCGGCGCGACGGTGGAGGTCTGGCAGGCTAGTACGAATGGGTTGTATGAGCAGCAGGATCCCCAGCAAGAGGAGTTTAATCTCCGGGGGAAGTTCAAGACCGATGAGCAGGGAAGGTATAGCTTTTATTGTTTGAGGCCGACGCCGTATCCGGttcctgatgatg GTCCCGCTGGAAAACTGCTCGAGTTGATGGATAGACATCCGTTTAGGCCCGCGCATATTCATATTATT GCTACATACGACGGCTACAAGCCCCTCACGACGCAAATCTTTGATTCCAAGGATAAATACCTCACCAATGACTCGGTATTTGCTGTTAAGGATTCGCTGATTGTGGATTTCGTGCCTCGCAATGATGATCCTCAAGCTGGTCTTGAGTTGAACTATGATGTTAAGTTGGTGCGGGCGCCGGCGAACTGA
- a CDS encoding tRNA 2'-phosphotransferase (COG:J;~EggNog:ENOG410PPA7;~InterPro:IPR002745,IPR042080;~PFAM:PF01885;~go_function: GO:0003950 - NAD+ ADP-ribosyltransferase activity [Evidence IEA]), which yields MPKGRPPASRAVTVSKALSLLLRHAAEKEGLPIDAQGYANVSDVLAWRKLKSLKVTFPEIVDAVANSDKKRFALLYTPSTTQPTPTATEPTTTSTSTDPSSTETKPESQESTDTTTTTTALAATTTDPNPSHYLIRATQGHSIKTVEAAHLLEKLSLSDKDKLPRTVVHGTFHSAWPAIFSSGGLRCMGRNQVHFATGPAVEDVLAGNAVAAPGQVISGMRRDAQVLIYVDLEKALSAGCPFWRSENGVVLSEGLTVNKDGDGNEGEKVVPLEFVDVVVERKMGKIWERGQVVQEWPSEWAQKGGKKRGGGPTGGNRT from the exons ATGCCTAAGGGTCGTCCCCCCGCTAGCCGCGCCGTCACGGTCTCCAAAGCACTGAGTCTACTTCTCCGTCACGCCGCCGAGAAAGAAGGCCTACCGATAGATGCGCAAGGCTACGCCAATGTATCTGATGTG TTAGCATGGCGCAAACTCAAATCCCTCAAAGTGACCTTCCCCGAGATCGTCGACGCCGTCGCAAATTCCGATAAGAAGCGATTCGCGCTGCTATACACCCCCTCTACAACCCAACCTACACCAACCGCTACAGAACCAACCactacatctacatctacagaCCCCAGCAGCACAGAAACCAAACCCGAATCGCAAGAATCCAccgacacaaccaccaccaccaccgccctcgccgcaaccaccaccgacccCAACCCCTCCCACTACCTCATCCGCGCCACACAAGGCCACAGCATCAAGACCGTCGAAGCGGCGCACCTCCTCGAGaaactctccctctcagacAAAGATAAACTCCCACGCACCGTCGTCCACGGCACCTTCCACTCCGCATGGCCGGCCATTTTCTCCTCCGGCGGACTCCGCTGCATGGGCCGCAACCAGGTGCATTTTGCGACGGGACCAGCAGTAGAGGATGTGTTGGCGGGGAATGCGGTGGCCGCGCCGGGACAGGTGATTTCGGGGATGCGGAGGGATGCGCAGGTGCTGATCTATGTAGATTTGGAGAAGGCGTTGAGTGCGGGATGTCCGTTCTGGAGGAGTGAGAATGGGGTGGTGCTTAGTGAGGGGTTGACTGTAAAtaaggatggggatgggaatgagggagagaaggtagTGCCATTGGagtttgtggatgtggtggtggagcgCAAGATGGGCAAGATTTGGGAACGGGGACAGGTGGTGCAGGAGTGGCCGTCGGAATGGGCGcaaaagggagggaagaagaggggaggaggtccGACGGGAGGGAATCGCACTTAA
- a CDS encoding alpha/beta fold hydrolase (COG:S;~EggNog:ENOG410PN8P;~InterPro:IPR022742,IPR029058;~MEROPS:MER0037236;~PFAM:PF12697,PF12146), whose translation MPTVTVNNHQIYYADTHPDGAPATGQTIIFIHGLGSSQNYYFPILPYLSNHRCITLDTYGSARSTYTGDAISIASIASDVIGVLDALQVPKAVAVGHSMGGLVVTLLGAQYSDRISGVVAIGPTHPSEKLAEVMTQRSETVSKAGMEPMANTIPNGATGSRSSALVKSFIRELIIGQNPKGYAALCLAIANAPVIDYSKVTAPYLLIAGEEDKSASMEGCEHIHAGVSSAQKKLEVLRGVGHWHCVEAPEEVGGLIGGLCRLCSRIE comes from the exons ATGCCGACCGTCACcgtcaacaaccaccaaatCTACTACGCCGATACCCACCCGGACGGTGCTCCGGCCACCGGCcaaaccatcatcttcatccacggCCTGGGCTCATCGCAGAACTACTACTTTCCGATCCTCCCATACCTAAGTAACCACCGCTGCATCACCCTCGATACCTACGGCTCAGCCCGATCCACATACACCGGCGACGCCATCAGCATTGCCTCCATCGCATCCGATGTAATCGGAGTCCTCGACGCACTACAAGTCCCCAAAGCAGTGGCCGTCGGCCACTCCATGGGCGGGCTGGTAGTAACCCTGCTCGGCGCACAATACAGCGACCGCATATCAGGCGTCGTCGCCATCGGACCTACCCACCCGTCCGAGAAGCTCGCAGAGGTGATGACGCAGCGCAGCGAGACAGTCTCAAAGG CCGGCATGGAACCAATGGCAAACACCATCCCCAACGGAGCAACCGGCTCCCGCAGCTCCGCACTCGTCAAGTCGTTCATTCGTGAATTGATCATCGGACAGAACCCCAAGGGTTACGCGGCGCTGTGTCTGGCGATTGCTAATGCGCCGGTGATTGATTACTCAAAGGTTACGGCGCCGTATCTGCTGATtgcgggcgaggaggataagTCTGCGTCGATGGAGGGGTGCGAGCATATTCATGCGGGTGTGTCGAGTGCGcagaagaagttggaggtGTTGAGGGGGGTTGGACATTGGCATTGTGTGGAGGcgccggaggaggtgggagggCTTATTGGGGGTTTGTGCAGGCTTTGTAGTCGAATTGAATGA
- a CDS encoding uncharacterized protein (COG:S;~EggNog:ENOG410PGNQ;~InterPro:IPR036322,IPR015943,IPR031488,IPR001680, IPR037593;~PFAM:PF17034;~go_function: GO:0005515 - protein binding [Evidence IEA]), whose product MEKAIRWSPTSTTGEQRFLSVDVTSKAFRLCKVTSYERGGRLEHEELATHTKVPAFRAFDWSPVDESLVAVGQSSGDATILRMKSDSQESYSFPIRHQRYCNAVAFSTHGLLAAGLDRVRNDFCLNIWDVNQRLASKAVKGFVEPLRKLASSEPITSVKFFSDQPDTLVTGVKGQFVRIYDLREGPGNPSLQFPTRCVHNVAIDWLDENYIASCQATNDPTICIWDRRIGSRFITPAVGPANALETSQLGPSLEFGNVIAPKSTIWSLRFSRTKRGCLGVLSNTGHFKTYDIVKEYLDEEMRSSMDETLGQGSARNYPEQIYTKHVRDVVTPYNHPSRGYDEKNRVVAFDFLNMSPGNEPSAITISGNDEVNILTAKPPAPPVRLSSQGTLIWGTSDEDSDFRAINPQSSHGLSISEMVEEVRERAVSDSNGKTSQKGRRAGNRPATPLSSREAREHALSLGTLGDQLPVKDALTLLSVNRYRCKEGYLFDEARNKKILADDPWLQGFWDWAERARSDSSNESMIINGLDLNYLGVYDVWNNDLGESLHNRRVGGSPASDIHETIVELVQDQLNLPETKGCETEYPEHRRLCLRLCGAAQSHRELEELVKTLSADKQHTKAAALAMFQDEAKLAYLALRSHEPTQAHKLLAMAIAGAAKGDTDSDWEDTCAEIAKELTDPYARAILALVSKGDWRSVIQETTLPLRYRIEVALRWLPDDDLTSYLHETTTTAIQQGDIEGILLTGLNHSAMDLFQSYINKFHDIQTAVLAMSHTVPRFINNSPDRARFESWRETYRQQINAWKLQLERARFDVGSRKFAVTWDGRKLVDPPRQQVSLTCNYCTRPLTQHDASSQLTPSVTGEVTHPTPGNPLGSAAMSGTVCPRCGRHMPRCGVCTLWLGAPDPMSKACVAADAAGRRPSETELMRRFIVFCINCNHGFHAHHAREWFARHKVCPVAECSCICDR is encoded by the exons ATGGAAAAAGCCATCCGGTGGTCCCCCACCTCCACGACAGGCGAACAACGCTTCCTCTCCGTGGACGTGACAAGCAAAGCGTTTCGATTGTGCAAGGTAACCTCATATGAGCGGGGAGGCCGTCTGGAGCATGAAGAGCTAGCGACGCATACGAAAGTGCCCGCGTTCCGGGCATTCGATTGGTCACCGGTGGATGAATCATTAGTCGCGGTGGGCCAGTCGTCCGGGGATGCGACGATATTGCGCATGAAGAGCGATAGTCAGGAATCGTACTCGTTTCCGATTCGACATCAGCGGTACTGTAATGCGGTTGCGTTTAGTACGCATGGGTTGCTGGCTGCGGGGCTGGACCGGGTGCGCAATGACTTCTGTTTGAATATCTGGGATGTTAATCAGAGGTTGGCGAGTAAGGCTGTCAAGGGGTTTGTGGAGCCGTTGAGGAAATTGGCCAGTTCGGAACCTATCACTAGTGTCAAGTTCTTTAGTGATCAGCCGGATACGTTGGTTACGGGGGTGAAGGGGCAGTTTGTGAGGATTTATGATTTGAGAG AGGGACCTGGAAACCCGTCACTGCAATTTCCCACGCGCTGTGTGCATAATGTGGCTATTGACTGGCTTGATGAGAATTATATTGCCTCTTGTCAGGCTACTAATGATCCGACTATCTGTATCTGGGATCGGCGCATTGGATCGCGCTTCATTACGCCGGCTGTTGGACCGGCAAATGCCCTGGAGACGAGCCAGCTGGGGCCGTCGCTGGAATTTGGGAATGTCATTGCACCGAAATCGACTATCTGGAGTTTGCGCTTCTCCAGGACCAAGAGGGGCTGTCTGGGCGTGCTGTCCAATACGGGGCATTTCAAAACCTACGACATTGTCAAGGAGTATCTGGACGAGGAGATGCGCTCGTCTATGGATGAGACCTTGGGTCAGGGCTCGGCGAGGAACTACCCCGAGCAGATTTACACCAAGCATGTCAGAGACGTTGTGACGCCGTACAACCATCCGTCTCGGGGGTATGATGAAAAGAACAGGGTTGTCGCATTTGACTTTCTTAATATGAGTCCGGGCAATGAGCCCAGCGCCATTACGATTTCCGGGAACGATGAGGTGAATATTCTCACCGCGAAGCCTCCAGCGCCGCCGGTGCGGCTGTCGTCGCAGGGAACATTGATATGGGGCACCTCGGATGAGGATTCTGATTTCCGGGCGATCAATCCCCAGTCCAGTCACGGGTTGAGCATTTCagagatggtggaggaagtcCGCGAACGAGCAGTGTCTGATTCGAATGGAAAGACTTCGCAGAAAGGACGCCGGGCCGGCAATCGACCAGCGACGCCTTTGTCGAGCCGTGAGGCGAGGGAACATGCCTTGTCGTTGGGGACCTTGGGCGATCAGCTGCCTGTGAAGGATGCTCTGACTCTGTTGTCGGTGAACCGGTATCGCTGCAAAGAAGGCTATCTGTTTGACGAGGCACGGAACAAGAAGATTCTCGCTGATGACCCATGGCTGCAGGGCTTCTGGGATTGGGCTGAAC GTGCACGCTCCGACTCTAGCAATGAATCTATGATAATCAATGGGCTGGATCTGAATTACCTGGGCGTTTACGATGTCTGGAACAACGATTTAG GAGAGAGTCTCCATAACCGACGAGTCGGTGGCAGCCCGGCATCTGACATTCACGAAACCATCGTGGAGCTGGTTCAAGATCAGCTCAACCTCCCCGAGACGAAAGGCTGCGAGACCGAATACCCCGAACATCGCCGGCTGTGCCTGCGACTTTGCGGCGCAGCGCAATCGCACCGGGAGCTTGAAGAGTTGGTCAAGACATTGTCCGCTGATAAGCAACACACCAAGGCCGCTGCGCTGGCCATGTTCCAAGACGAAGCGAAACTTGCATACCTGGCTCTGCGGAGCCACGAGCCCACCCAAGCTCATAAACTACTCGCCATGGCCATTGCAGGAGCCGCGAAAGGCGACACCGACTCAGACTGGGAAGACACTTGCGCTGAGATAGCCAAGGAGCTCACCGACCCCTACGCGCGAGCGATTCTCGCGCTCGTGAGCAAGGGCGACTGGCGTTCTGTCATCCAGGAGACCACTCTTCCGCTCAGATACCGGATCGAGGTAGCGCTGCGCTGGCTCCCGGACGACGACCTGACAAGCTATCTTCacgaaaccaccaccacagccatCCAGCAAGGCGACATCGAAGGCATCCTGCTGACCGGACTCAACCATTCCGCCATGGACCTCTTCCAATCGTACATCAACAAGTTCCACGACATCCAAACGGCCGTACTGGCAATGAGCCACACCGTCCCCCGCTTCATCAACAACTCACCCGACCGCGCCCGCTTCGAATCCTGGCGCGAGACCTACCGCCAGCAGATAAACGCATGGAAACTGCAACTCGAGCGCGCACGCTTCGACGTCGGCTCTCGCAAGTTCGCCGTCACCTGGGACGGGCGCAAACTGGTCGACCCGCCCCGCCAACAAGTCAGTCTCACCTGCAACTACTGCACACGACCGCTCACGCAGCACGACGCTTCCTCACAACTGACCCCCTCGGTGACGGGCGAAGTCACACACCCAACGCCAGGCAATCCCCTCGGTAGCGCCGCCATGTCCGGCACAGTGTGTCCACGCTGCGGGCGCCATATGCCGCGGTGCGGAGTATGCACGCTATGGCTGGGAGCGCCGGACCCGATGTCCAAGGCTTGTGTGGCGGCAGATGCGGCGGGCCGACGTCCATCTGAGACGGAACTGATGCGGAGGTTTATTGTGTTCTGCATTAATTGCAACCACGGGTTCCATGCGCATCATGCGCGGGAGTGGTTTGCGCGACACAAGGTGTGTCCGGTGGCGGAGTGTAGTTGTATTTGTGATCGGTGA
- a CDS encoding uncharacterized protein (COG:S;~EggNog:ENOG410PYYX), whose product MYPQTPIGYSAPMVFSHGGSNPGDGLDEYYASMQPQWTALDTSPYTGVSNPYTTAAAFPTGAILTPISLPDSSFRPSPVLSHHSQDFHYNVPESVPPQGLGITAPFPSSFPRTVTAGLGHTSEEPDFGFSEAILSPQPPPAKRIRRGPKQAVTPREAPVTILPNPEGLQRMEQERRQGAADAQNNQRPRAPGRGRRDPQAEEEDAFVERLREQNLAWKVIREMFRNKFHKDASEARLQMRMLRRRKERLARWDENDIRLLIRAREYWEHEKYNVIAQKMKEFGAGPYTPEQCEAQLRYLDAQNRERSTGPRTRIPDPQPSRKRSWSKVASSVASGSTK is encoded by the exons ATGTATCCCCAGACACCCATCGGATACTCGGCGCCAATGGTGTTCAGCCATGGTGGCTCGAACCCCGGAGATGGACTTGACGAGTACTATGCCAGTATGCAGCCTCAGTGGACCGCACTCGATACT TCACCTTATACCGGTGTTAGCAATCCTTATACTACCGCAGCAGCTTTCCCGACTGGTGCCATCTTGACTCCGATCAGCCTTCCGGATAGCTCCTTCAGACCAAGCCCGGTGCTCAGTCATCACTCACAAGACTTTCACTACAACGTTCCCGAGTCTGTCCCACCGCAAGGCCTAGGCATCACCGCACCCTTCCCCAGCAGTTTTCCCCGTACTGTCACCGCAGGTCTGGGACATACCTCAGAGGAACCGGACTTTGGCTTCAGCGAAGCTATCCTGTCACCTCAACCGCCACCCGCGAAGAGGATCCGACGTGGGCCCAAGCAGGCGGTCACACCCCGAGAAGCACCGGTTACAATACTACCTAATCCTGAAGGGCTGCAGCGCATGGAACAAGAGCGACGACAAGGGGCAGCCGACGCTCAAAACAATCAAAGGCCCCGGGCTCCGGGTCGGGGGAGGCGAGACCCGCaagctgaggaggaagacgcaTTTGTAGAGAGGCTTCGGGAGCAGAATCTAGCCTGGAAAGTGATCCGGGAGATGTTCCGGAACAAGTTCCACAAGGATGCCTCGGAGGCGCGTCTACAAATGCGCATGTTGCGGCGACGGAAGGAGCGATTGGCACGGTGGGATGAGAATGAT ATCCGACTGCTCATAAGAGCGCGGGAGTACTGGGAGCATGAGAAATACAATGTGATTGCACAGAAG ATGAAGGAGTTCGGAGCGGGACCGTACACCCCAGAGCAATGTGAAGCCCAATTGCGATACCTCGATGCACAGAACCGGGAGCGTAGCACTGGTCCGCGGACACGAATACCTGATCCTCAGCCATCGCGAAAGCGATCATGGTCAAAGGTGGCCTCCAGTGTGGCCAGTGGTAGTACGAAGTAG
- a CDS encoding aldo/keto reductase family protein (COG:S;~EggNog:ENOG410PJMQ;~InterPro:IPR018170,IPR020471,IPR036812,IPR023210;~PFAM:PF00248;~go_function: GO:0016491 - oxidoreductase activity [Evidence IEA];~go_process: GO:0055114 - oxidation-reduction process [Evidence IEA]): protein MLSKMSLSLQSTKKMISGYEIPVLGYGVYKTPPDVTESVTLKALELGYRHIDSAQLYNNEAECALAICRSNIPRSRIFYTTKIPTTHMSYEKAKEAIESSLAAAKGLGYIDLMLLHAPYGGRSGRLGAWRALVEAQAAGKIRSLGVSNYGIRHLEELEEYIRSGGGGEISVGQYEIHPWCAREDIVGWLRERGAVVEAYAPLVQAKRMQEPVLRRLASKYGKSEAQVLVRWSLQKGYVPLPKSVTESRIVENSQVFDFELSAEDMAELQTTEYAPVSWDPARDSKL, encoded by the exons ATGCTGAGCAAAATGTCCCTCTCACTACAATCAACCAAGAAAATGATCTCGGGGTACGAGATACCTGTTCTCGGATATGGT GTCTATAAAAC TCCCCCCGACGTCACCGAATCCGTTACCCTCAAAGCACTGGAACTCGGATACCGTCAC ATCGACAGCGCCCAACTCTACAACAACGAAGCCGAATGCGCCCTCGCCATCTGCCGCTCCAACATCCCGCGCTCTCGAATCTTCTACACGACCAAGATCCCCACCACGCACATGTCCTACGAGAAAGCCAAAGAAGCGATCGAGTCTAGTCTAGCTGCTGCCAAAGGATTGGGGTATATCGATCT AATGCTCCTCCACGCCCCCTACGGCGGGCGCAGCGGCCGACTCGGCGCCTGGCGCGCCCTCGTCGAAGCGCAAGCAGCAGGAAAGATCCGCTCGCTGGGGGTATCAAACTACGGGATTCGACATCtagaggagctggaggagtaTATTCGGAgtggagggggcggggagatTTCCGTCGGGCAGTATGAAATCCATCCGTGGTGTGCGCGGGAGGATATTGTGGGTtggttgagggagaggggggcgGTGGTTGAGGCGTATGCGCCGCTTGtgcaggcgaagaggatgcaGGAACCGGTGTTGAGGAGATTGGCGAGTAAGTATGGGAAGAGTGAGGCGCAGGTTCTGGTGAGGTGGAGTTTGCAGAAG GGATACGTGCCGCTGCCTAAATCGGTGACCGAGTCGAGAATCGTGGAGAATTCGCAAGTGTTTGATTTCGAGCTGTCCGCGGAGGATATGGCGGAGTTGCAAACGACGGAGTATGCGCCTGTTAGTTGGGATCCGGCGAGGGACTCGAAGTTGTAG
- a CDS encoding uncharacterized protein (COG:S;~EggNog:ENOG410PN8P): MPASPSKRIILEKSRTVRRRYQRSNKRFQFTASQIARIEREQEREKRAQQLRDKEKKRVANKKKKAEKEARDREERRRLGRMGLPDPNAPVPPSSQPLLFNFIKRKDGEEGESSNGGGDTEVDEGGDTEVDEDLLEDLEAVIDAAEAEAEAEAEGLDLDLGLDTGEEGEGEGGDHGDEATGCDQGDNEGEQQVRAKEEDEFSDCSIFYDEDIIKEAGDATAPDEAALHDKPENQPHPSTADSFQDDTALLLEEFGHEFEIDEEFEQALVALDAV, translated from the coding sequence ATGCCCGCCTCCCCCAGCAAGCGCATCATCCTCGAAAAGTCCCGCACCGTGCGCCGCCGGTACCAGCGCAGCAACAAACGCTTTCAATTCACGGCATCACAGATTGCGCGCATCGAGCGCGAACAAGAGCGCGAGAAACGCGCCCAGCAGCTGCgcgacaaggagaagaaacgaGTCGcgaataagaagaagaaagccgaGAAGGAGGCGCGCGATAGAGAGGAACGAAGGAGATTGGGGCGCATGGGATTGCCGGATCCGAATGCGCCCGTGCCGCCGTCGAGTCAACCTTTGTTGTTTAATTTTATCAAGAggaaggatggggaggagggggagagtaGCAATGGTGGTGGGGATACAGAGGTAGATGAGGGTGGGGATacggaggtggatgaggatcttttggaggatttggaggcCGTTAttgatgctgctgaggctgaggctgaggctgaggctgagggtttggatttggatttgGGTTTGGAtactggggaggaaggggagggcgAGGGCGGGGATCATGGAGATGAGGCTACGGGTTGCGATCAGGGTGATAATGAGGGTGAACAGCAGGTCCGGGCtaaagaggaggatgagttcTCTGATTGTTCTATCTTttatgatgaggatatcatCAAAGAGGCCGGTGATGCTACTGCGCCGGATGAAGCTGCGTTGCACGATAAGCCGGAGAACCAACCCCACCCCTCAACTGCCGACTCATTCCAAGACGACACGGCACTTCTTCTCGAAGAATTCGGTCATGAATTCGAAATAGACGAAGAATTCGAGCAAGCACTGGTTGCACTGGATGCCGTGTGA